One Suricata suricatta isolate VVHF042 chromosome X, meerkat_22Aug2017_6uvM2_HiC, whole genome shotgun sequence genomic region harbors:
- the AGTR2 gene encoding type-2 angiotensin II receptor, producing the protein MKGNFTPAAISKNITNSLHFGLVSIVGNQSTFNCSHKPSDKHLDAIPVLYYIIFVVGFLVNTIVVTLFCCQKGPKKVSSIYIFNLAVADLLLLATLPLWATYYSYRYDWLFGPVMCKVFGSFLTLNMFASIFFITCMSVDRYQSVIYPFLSQRRNPWQASYIVPLVWCMACLSSLPTFYFRDVRTIEYLGVNACIMAFPPEKYAQWSAGIALMKNILGFIIPLIFIATCYFGIRKHLLKTNSYGKNRITRDQVLKMAAAVVLAFIICWLPFHVLTFLDALAWMGIINSCEVIAVIDLALPFAILLGFTNSCINPFLYCFVGNRFQQKLRRVFRVPMTWLQGKRESVSCRKSSSLREMETFVS; encoded by the coding sequence ATGAAGGGCAACTTCACCCCTGCCGCCATCAGCAAAAACATTACCAACAGTCTTCACTTTGGACTCGTGAGCATCGTTGGCAACCAGTCTACCTTTAACTGCTCACATAAACCATCAGATAAGCATTTAGACGCAATCCCTGTTCTCTACTATATCATTTTTGTGGTTGGATTTCTTGTCAATACTATTGTGGTGACACTGTTTTGTTGTCAGAAGGGCCCTAAAAAGGTGTCTAGCATTTACATCTTCAACCTGGCTGTGGCTGACTTGCTGCTTTTGGCTACTCTGCCTCTCTGGGCAACCTATTATTCTTACAGATACGACTGGCTCTTTGGCCCCGTGATGTGCAAAGTGTTCGGTTCCTTCCTGACCCTGAACATGTTTGCCAGCATTTTTTTTATCACCTGCATGAGTGTTGATAGGTACCAATCTGTTATTTATCCCTTTCTGTCTCAAAGAAGAAATCCCTGGCAAGCATCTTATATAGTTCCCCTGGTTTGGTGTATGGCCTGTCTGTCCTCACTGCCAACATTTTATTTCCGAGACGTCCGAACCATTGAATATTTAGGAGTCAATGCTTGCATTATGGCTTTCCCGCCCGAGAAATATGCCCAATGGTCAGCTGGCATCGCCTTAATGAAAAATATCCTTGGGTTTATTATCCCTTTAATATTCATAGCGACATGCTATTTTGGCATCAGAAAACACTTACTGAAGACCAATAGCTACGGGAAGAACAGAATAACTCGTGACCAAGTCCTAAAGATGGCAGCTGCCGTCGTGCTGGCGTTCATCATTTGTTGGCTCCCCTTTCATGTTCTGACCTTCCTGGACGCTCTGGCCTGGATGGGTATCATTAATAGCTGTGAAGTTATAGCAGTCATTGACCTGGCGCTTCCTTTTGCCATCCTCTTGGGATTCACCAACAGCTGCATTAATccctttttgtattgttttgttggTAACCGGTTCCAACAGAAGCTCCGCCGTGTGTTTAGGGTTCCAATGACTTGGCTCCAAGGCAAGCGAGAGAGCGTGTCGTGCCGAAAAAGCAGTTCCCTTAGAGAAATGGAGACCTTTGTGTCTTAA